The genomic region CAAGCTGGTTTTGGATCATTGCCTGCGGATAAAAAAGAGCAAATGAGAAAAGATGTCACTGACAGTGTACAGGATAAGATTACGAGGAAGATTTTACTGGCTGTTGGCGAAGCGAGGCTGGATGAGTTTATGAGATTACTGGATGGCGACGATGCTTCTGTGATATTGAATTGGTGTGCAAATAATGGCGTTAATTTGATGGAAATTGTTCAAGCCTCGATGAATGAGACTATGATTGAGTTACAAAAATTATACAATGACACGCTGAATATGATGCGTGGATAGTAATATTAAACAGTTACTGGTATAATTTAACTTAATCATATAGACGAAAGAAAAGGAGGACTATGTTCCAACTGAATGAAGAATTTCTTAAAGAATTGGGGCTGGACCAGCTGCCGGAAGATCAGCAAAAATCGTTGTTGCAGCATATTTATAGTGAATTGGAGCTTCGAGTTGGCGAACGATTAAGCCAGGGAATGAGCAATGCCCAGCTGGAGGAATTTGCGGGAATTATCGATAAAACTCCAGGTGCTGTGGATGATTTTCTAGCGAAACATGCGCCTAATTATCAGCAGGAACCAATGCTGCAGAAAATGTCACAAGCTTCAGGTTTGCCAGTTGATGATCCGCGTCTGAAGGACGAATTTGCAGCTACTAAGTGGCTAGAGGTCAATCGACCAGATTATCGTGACGTTGTGGCTGCAGTGATGGCTGACTTGAAAAAGGAAATTATTGCCAACCGCGATGCTATTTTAGGTGGCATGAGTGCACCTTCAGCGCCGCAGCAGACTCAAAGCGACTTTGATTTGGCTGCTTAGTCAGTGAATTTAGACTTGATGACCGCGGATAAATTCTTCTGCGGTCATTGTTTTTCCGCTGGGTGCGATGAGCTCGTCAATAATTAAATAGTTGCCGTCGGCAAATTTTTTATCAAGATGAGAATTCGGAGTTTTGTCGCAATGAGATTTCGTGATGATGATATCTCGATCGTCAATTGTCATTCGGCTACGTGGAAAACCGAGATGTGCGCGGACGTGAGCTTCAGCTTCGGCGGCGGTCATACGTTCCGTATCGAGCCATGAATTGTCCTTGTTTAATAATTGGCAATATGAAGCCAGAGAATCGTCCTGTGGTGTTGGCTGAAGACTCCCATTGATGATGTTTGGCAGGTTTTTTATTAGCAGAGAAGTGCCATCGTGAAATAATTTGTCATATAATTCGAACTTTGTTTCTTTTCCAGTGAGGGGTTGTTGAGTTTGGGCGTATATAGGGCCGGCGTCCATTTTACTGTCAAGCTGCATTATTGATACGCCAGTTTCGGTATCTCTATTGGCTATAGCTGATTCAATAGGTGAAGGTCCTCGATATTTTGGTAGTAGAGAAGGGTGAACATTGATAATTCCCGGTGTAAATAAGTCGATAATTGACTGGGGAATGATTTTTCCGTACGCAACCAAAACTCCCGTTACTGGCTGAAGTTGTTTTATGTAGTCGGTAATTTCACTGACTTTGTTTGGCTGCAAAACTGGAATATTGTGAGATTTAGCGAATGTTTTTACTGGAGGTTCAGTAAGTTTGTGTCCGCGACCGCGCTTGGTGTCGGGTTTGGTAATAACGCAAACAACGTTAAATCCCTCTTCAACGAGAGCTTCTAAGGTGATTAGACTGTAATTTTCAGTCCCAAAGAATACTATTTTCGGCGATGTCTTTGTCATAATCTAGCGGTTGCAACTCGCCTTTCTCGTCGAGCGTATAAAAAGCATCTTTTTTATCCTTAATATGGTCTATAAAAACTAATCCATTACAGTGGTCTATCTCGTGCTGCAATACGCGCGCCAAAAATCCTTCGGCTTTAATTCGCACTTCTTCGCCATCTAAATTCATGGCTTTTACGCGAATTTTACTGTAGCGAGGAACTTTTCCGTAAATGCTTTTAACGCTTAAGCATCCCTCAAAGTCTTCAACAACTTCGCCTTCATATTTCACGATTTCTGGATTGATAAGAGTGATGAAATCGCGAGTTGATTTTCTTTCAAAGTCGGCTCGAACAATCACAACACGCTCTAATTTGTCGACTTGAACTGCAGCGAGGGCAGCGCTAATCTCGTGAGGTCTGGAGTCTTCCCAATCCAGTGCGGCTGCGGTCATTTCGTCTGCCAGTTTTATAACATCATTAGTAACAACGTGGATTTTTGATGATTTTTGGCGAAGATGTGGATTTGGTAATGTGATAATATCGTCTTTTGTCATTGCTATAATTATACCAGAAATTACAGTAGACTTACAGGGTCGAGCTCGTACTGCCAGTGTGATGGCGGCAGGAAATTCAATACGTCAAGAAGCTCTTGTCGTTTGGGGCTTTTTACTACGATTTGCCATCGATATGTATCGCGGACGCGCTCATAAAAAGCGGGCGTTGGTCCAAAAACTTCAATGTTATCAAAATTGAATTTTAATAGTTCGGACAATTTTTTAGCGTTCCTTATGGCGGCGGCTTCGGTTTTATAAACGCAAGTTAGTTTTAATAAGTAAGTAAAAGGTGGAAAGTTGGTTTTTTGTCGTTGAGATATGGTTCTTTGATAAAATTCTGTATAGTTTTGAGAGAGTCCGTTTGTGATGGATGGGTGACTTGGTTGATACGACTGGACGACAACTTCTGTTGGTGTGCTTGACCTGCCGACGCGGCCGACGACTTGGGCGAGCAATTGAAATGTTCGTTCGGGCGATGAATAGTCAGGGAGGGAAAGTCCGGTGTCGGCTTGAATGACTCCGACGACTGTTAAGTGTGGCAAATCTAGTCCTTTAGCAATAACTTGCGTGCCGATAATTATATCTATTTCGCCATTTTTCAGTTCATCGTAACGCTCGTCTACGGTAGCTTTCAAATCGGTGTCTTTATCAAATCGAGCAATTTTTTTGTTCGGGAATAACCCCTGTAATTCGTCTTCAATTCGCTTAGTTCCGATACCTTTATGAATGATATCGGCGTTTTTACATTCAGGGCAACTAGTAGGAACTTTGGTTGAAAAACCGCAAATGTGGCATGACAATTTATGACTATCTGCATGTAGCGTGAGCGGAATAAAACAGCGTGGACAACCAGCCTGCCAGCCGCAGTTATCGCATAATGTGATTGATGCCGTGCCACGTCGATTGTGAAAAATAAGAACTTGCTCATTTTTTGATAACGCTGTGTTCATAGATTTCAAGAGTGGGTCGGAGAGGAATTGATGTTGAGTAAAATTGTTGCGCTTTGTCATGTCTACCAGCGTCACGTTGGGGCGAACGGTGTCTGGTCTTGCTGGTTTTGTCATTGTAATGATTGGTGTATTTGATTTTTTGGCAATGTAATAATCGGCAACCGCTGGAGTGGCGCTACCCAGAATTAGCTTGCCGCGATGTTGATTCGTAAGGACTGAGGCGACGCGGAGGGCTGAATATCGAGGGGACTGTTCCTGTTTGAAGCTCGGTTCGTGACACTCATCAATCACCACAAGTCCGAGCTGTTGCACGGGCATGAAAAGAGCAGATCGCGGACCGATGATTACTACTGGATCGTTTGAGCTAATAACTCTTTTCCAGATTGCATATCGTTGAGCTTCGGTTTGTTTGGAATGGGTAACTATGACATTTGGCAGATGAGCAGAAAATTCAGCAACTAGTTGCGAAGTTAGGGCAATTTCGGGGACTAAAATTATTGACGATCGCTCTTCTTCCAAGGCTTGTTTTACGGCTTCTATATACACTAGGGTTTTTCCTGAGCCAGTTACGCCGTGTAAAAGTGCTGTTCCGGAATGGAGATTTTCGATGGTCTGGAGGGCTGTTTTTTGCTCATCAGTGAATACATTTTTTGTTCGATTTTCTGCTGTATTAACTGGGGTGGACTGGTTAATTGAGCGACGTTTTTTGGATAATCCGCTGGGTAAAATTGCTTGCCAGACGGTCGCTTGGTGTGTAGCGTAATATTTACTCATCCATATGGCAGTTTGAACGAGTTCGATTGGCAAGGGATATTCTTCAATGATTTTACTAATTGGCTTGACTTCAAAATCTGGTTGGCGAACTTCTTGTAGAACTACACCAATAGCGTTAATTTTGCCGATTTCTATAGCAACAATCATTCCGGTCGGCAGCCTTTCCTCTGAAGAATACGTAAACGAACTTGCGTCGGCGCGGACGATTCTTGTTGGCGAAACCAAATAGTAATGCATGTTTATTATTATATCGCGAAAAAAATGCTAAAATAAGCATATGTATTTTGAGAGTCGTTCGCAGGCTGGGGCAATTCTGGCTGATCAAGTACTGGAAAAGTATCGCTATGAAAACTGCGCGGTGGTTGCAATTGGCGAAGGTGGCGTGTTGATCGGCGAGCAAATTGCAGTGAAGCTTCACTGTGTCCTCATGATGTTGTTGAGCGAAGGGATTGAGATTCCTGGGGAAAGTTTAAGCATTGGGGCGATGTCGCAGTCTGGGCAGTTTACGTATAATAGCCAATTTTCTGACGGTGAAATTAATGAATATACTAGTGAATTTCACGGTTATCTGGAAGAGAAAAAGCGCGAGGCTCATCAGAAAATGAATAGGCTTTTGGGCGATGGTGGAATCATCGATAAGGATATGTTAAAGGATCGGGTGGTGATTTTAGCGAGTGATGGTTTTGGCGATGATTTGTCGGTTTTGGATGTGGCTTTGAGTTTTCTGAAGTCAGTTCGGATTGAGAAGTTGGTGATTGCGGTGCCGTTTTGTGGCGTGGCAGCGGTGGATAAATTGCATATGACAGTTGATGAAATGCATATTTTGGATGTGAAAGAGAATTTTATGGGATTAAATCATTATTATGAGGATAATACATTGCCGTCCAAAGAGGAAACGATAGCGAAAATTAATCAGGTTATTTTGAATTGGAAGTAAAAAACTTGTCGGGTGTTGTAAAATTGTGATAAACTTTAATTAAGAAAGATGCGTTAGGGAGGTTATGTTAGACGTTTTTATTACATCTAGGGTGCGGCGAAAAATTGTAGTAGTATACGCTAAGTATCCTGATTTTCACACACATGTTCGCGGATTAGCAAAGCTAATTAAGGAAGATCCTGGAAATATTCAACGAGAATTGAAGCGACTAGAAAAGGTTGGATTTTTGCAGAGTGAAAAGCAAGGTAACTCACGTACGTATTTCACTAATAAACAATTCCCAATTTTTAAGGAATTGCAAAGTATGGTGATTAAATCTCAGCAATATTCAGCGCGATCAAAGCGCGGCATGGCTGATAAAGACTAATGGCATTATTTGAAAAAATTTTAGCGGCTCGAGGCTTGACTACGCGTGCGGCGCGTGAGGAATTTTTGCATCCGAATTACGCGTCAGTAAAGCATGATCCGTTTTTATTGCCAGATATGAAAAAAGCGGTGGACCGCTTGAAAAAGGCGCACACTGAGGGTGAGAAAATTGTTATTTACGGCGATTACGATATTGATGGACTGAGTGCAACGGCAATTTTATTGGATACATTTGGTAAGTTTGGCTTTAAGGAAGTTGGTGCGTTTATTCCGAATCGGTTTGTTGAAGGCTATGGAATGACGATGGGCGCAGTTGATAAGGTGCGGAATATGGGCGCGGATTTAATTGTTACGGTTGATACGGGAAGTTTATGTCATGCGGAAATTGAATACGCATCGAGTTTGGGGATTGATACGGTGGTGACTGATCACCATAATGTTGCTAAGACTCCACCGCCGAGCGTTGCCGCAGTTAATCCGAAGTTTCCTGGTCATAAATATCCGTTCCGCGATCTTTGCGGTGCTGGTGTAGCGTTCAAGCTGGTGCAAGCTCTACAAACCGAACTGGACGGGCTACCAGATGGTTACGAGAAGTGGCTGTTGGATTTGGTGGCGCTGGGAACGGTTTGCGACATAGTTACGCTGGCGGATGAAAATAGGGCGAATGTCTATTGGGGTTTGGAGGTTTTGAAAAAGCAGAGGCGTCCTGGTCTGAAGGCATTGATGTCGGTGGCGGGAATTGATCCAGAGAAGGTTAATGCTAGGCATTTGGGATTTGGTCTGGGTCCGCGAATGAATGCGGCGGGTAGATTGGAGACTGCGCAATATGCTCTGGATATGTTGACGGCGAGTGATGGTTTGGGGGCATTGGAAGCTAGTGAAAAATTGGAAGAATTGAACATTAAGCGTCGCAGTATTCAGGATGAGATTTTTGACGAAGCTTGCCAGCAGGCGGACAATATGACTGATGATCGAGTTTTGGTGGTGAATAGCGGAAATTGGAATCACGGAGTTATTGGTATTGTGGCGTCGAAATTGGTTGAGAAGTACAAAAAGCCAGTTTTCATAATCGGTGAGCGTGGTGATGAAGCTACGGGTTCGGCGCGAAGTTTTGGTGATTTTTCTGCGGCTGACGCGGTTCGTGCAGCTGACGACATCATTATTAAAGGTGGTGGTCACGGAGCGGCGGCGGGCGTGACGCTGGCGACCGAGAGAATTGACGATTTTAGACGACGAGTGAATGAGTTTTACGACTCATTGCAATTGAAAAATCAGGAATTATATTTGTTGCCGAGAGCTGACGTGGAGATTGACGATTTTTCGGAAATTAATGAGGAGCTGATTGATAATTTGGCGAAGATGGAGCCGTTTGGCAATGGTAATGCGGAGCCTATATTGAAAATAACTGAAGCGACGGTTTTGAGCGTGAGGAGAATGGGTGCGGACGGGCAACACGTGAAATTGACTTTGCGTGATAAAAATGACGTTGTGTTGCAGATGCTGGCTTTTAATGCGCCAGAAGAACTTTTCCGTGAAGTGGGTGACGAAGTGTCTGTCTGGTTCCAGCCGACCGTAAATGAATGGCAGGGGATAAAGTCAGTTGAAGGGCGATTGCTGCATTTGGCTTAGGTATAATAGTTGCATTACTTAGATATATATTGTATAATAAATCCAATAGTTTAAATTTATTTGGAGCGATATTTTTATGAGTTCAGAAAAACTTTGGACGCCGTCACCTAAACCTACAGATTATGGCTTTGAGAATGGTCTACAGGTCGCCGAGATTGATAGTGGCTTAAGACAGGGAAAGACTATACAACTTGCTACACAGGAAGATATGCGTCGCTTGGCTGAGGAATCTTACAATTCAAACCATATGAATAAGACTGTTGAACAACTGAGAGATCCGCGCTATATTCGCGTATTTAGTGGACTGGGTAGAGTTGGGATTGAAGTCGCGATATTTGGTAATGAAAATGCGAATAAGATTCAGGCTGTTTTGTATGGATGGGGAGGAAATTTCCGTCATCCAAACGCAATTCGAGAAGCTGCCGTTCTGGCGTGCGAGAATCCGGATGCGGCTATTATGGTTATGAATATGCCGGGCGTGGGCAATTCTGGGATGCTGCCCGAGTCTGTTCGTAAGGAGATACGAAAGACTGGTAGCTACGATAGCTTAGGGGAATATGTTGGTTCAGTAATTGACCATGTCGCGAAAGATTTCGACGAGGTTAGTGTTGGTGGGCATTCTTTGGGTGGTCGTGTTGCGACGTCGTCAGTTGCTCACATGGAATCTAAGGTTAATGAGTTACGACTATTCGATCCGGTGGGATCGCGTAAAATGGGGATTATTGCTTTGGGGTGGAATTTCATAGGAAAAGAAGGCATGGAATTGATACGTTACGGCAAGAAATCATTGAGTCCAAGCGCAAAAGAACTGGGCTTGAAGTTCTTGCAGAGAGAAGATCCTAAAGTTATTGAGGAGGTTGGTAAACTCTTAGGAGAGTCAAGTGTCGAGTTTGCTCCGCCGAAACAAGGTTGGCGCCAGCAATTCCTTACTGATCCTTTCGCCTTAAGTAATGATGGCTTATTGGAAGATTTATTGAAAGCCGCGCCAAATGTCCGAAACAATATTATTATATTTGTACCCGAAGGTAGTCATTTGACTAATATGCGTGACGTGGCTCGCATTGTCGGTATTGTGAACGGTGAGCCTAAGTCGACAAGCGCCGAAGTCGGACTATATGGAATTTTAAATAACCACACTCACAATGTCATGAACGACCCTACTGTGTTAGCGATTATGTATGGCGCTGATACTAAAGATCTCGCCTTGTCCGCCTAAAGCTTGCAGGGCGATTGCTACATTTGGCTTAGGCGTAATAGTTTCATTACTTGTAGAGTAGATGTATTGTTATAGTGTATTAATATTTTTGGGTGGGAGAATTTTTTAGGAGGTTTGGTAATATGGAGTTTTCTAATAGCGGCAGTGAAATTATATATCAGAAAGATACACATACTAGCCTGGGGAGGGTAGCGCTAAAGTTACTGACTAATTATCACGAAGATACACGCTCGGAGCTGCCTGGCAAAGCCTTAGCGGATCTTAAAGAAGAGTATGATGACGTAGCGGGTAAACATAAGGAATTCGCTGAACATTTGAATGAAGCTTCTAGCTTGAGTTCTTTGGTAGCAGCTGCTGGTCACTTAATTTCCCTAAAGGACGTAATGTATGAGATAAATAATGGCGTTCAATTGTCTTTATCCAGTGATGCGAATGGAGAAGTTCCTGGCGATTCGACTTTGCCAGAAAATATTCCTTGTGACCTTGCCAAAGTTAAAATTTCTGAAAATGATGATGGTACGTATACTGCCAAGATCCCTGTTACAGAACACAGATTTGACTGTAATAGGCATATACGGGCTGATGTGACCACTTATACTATTACGTTTACTCCTGATGGTGAGGTATTAAATCTCACGTCAAAGAAGGTGAAGGGATAATCTAGTTGGCAAATACTTTCTTATCTGTTATAATGTTTACAGTATGGTACAAGTAACACGTAAAGATCAGAAGGAAGCGAACGAAAATATCATTCGTCGTTTCAACCGCAGGGTTTTGCAAAGCGGTGTTTTGGCTCGCGCTAAGAGCGTTATGCGTTTTGAAAAACCAATTTCAAAGACCGAGCGTCGTAAAAAAGCTATTATTCGCCGCGAGCGACGAGCTGAAAAAACGGCAAAAATGCGCCTAGGGGTGCGTTAATGTCTGCGCTAAAAGAGCGCATTACTAGTGAAATGAAAGCCGCTCTATTGAGCGGCAATCGTTTTCGTGGTGATGTTTTGCGTAATCTAAAGGCAGCAATCTTAAACGAAGAAGTTTCTTTGGGCAAGCGAGAAGACGGCTTGGATGATGCTGAAATTGAAAAAGTCGTTGCTCGAGAAGTGAAAAAGCGCGTCGAAAGTGCGGATTTATATCGAAAGAATGACCGTGCGGAGTTGGCGGAACCTGAAGAAAAAGAAGCGGAAATTTTACGAGAATTTTTGCCAGAGCAACTTGGCGAAGCAGAAATCTCGAAGATTGTAGAAGAAGTTATTGCGAGTATGGACGATGTCTCAATTCAGAAAATGGGACAAGTTATTGGCGCGGTAAAAAGTAAGGTCGGCAATGCTGCAGATGGCGCGTTGGTGGCAAAAATTGTTAAAGAAAAACTCACAAAATAGGAGGAAAAAATGATTGTATTTTTTGGGCCGGCGGGTGCTGGTAAGAGTGTGCAGGGGCAGATTTTAGCGGCGCGGCATGGTTGGCGTTGGCTTAGTGCCGGGCAGCTGTTGCGCGATACTCACGATGGTGAATTGATTCACCGTATGCAATCCGGCGAGCTGGTGCCGATGGAAACTATCAACGGTTTGATGGGCGAGGCTCTTAATAAAGCTAAGGATATTAATGGCGTAATTCTGGACGGCTATCCAAGACAATTAGAACAGGCTAAATGGCTGATTGAGTCGCGTTCACATCACGGAAAAGACGTTAAGTTGGTGATTGTACTGGAAGTTCCGCGTGACGAAATTCTGGAGCGTTTGAGGGTTCGCGGTCGAGTTGACGACACGCCTGAGGCAATTGACAAACGACTCAGTATTTATCGAGGTGAAATTTACCCAATTCTGGATTATCTAAATGACAATGGTGTTCCAATTGTACATATGAGCGGCGTTGGAACTGTCGGGCAAGTTCATGATGAAATTGAGAGAGAGCTGGTCAGTCGCGGCATTGTTGAGGGCGTAAAATGAGCCAATTGATCACCGGAGAAAAAACGCCGCAACAGATGAAAGATATGCGCGAGTGCGGCAAAATGCTTGCGACAATTTATGATGAGTTGAAAAAATCCGTAACGGCTGGAATGAGTGAGCTGGACGCTAATGATTTTGTAGCCAAGCGAATTAAAGATTTTGGCGCAGAGGCGACTTATCTTACGGACGAA from Candidatus Nanosynbacter sp. HMT-352 harbors:
- a CDS encoding DUF5663 domain-containing protein; translation: MFEITDEFLAQAGFGSLPADKKEQMRKDVTDSVQDKITRKILLAVGEARLDEFMRLLDGDDASVILNWCANNGVNLMEIVQASMNETMIELQKLYNDTLNMMRG
- a CDS encoding DUF5663 domain-containing protein, coding for MFQLNEEFLKELGLDQLPEDQQKSLLQHIYSELELRVGERLSQGMSNAQLEEFAGIIDKTPGAVDDFLAKHAPNYQQEPMLQKMSQASGLPVDDPRLKDEFAATKWLEVNRPDYRDVVAAVMADLKKEIIANRDAILGGMSAPSAPQQTQSDFDLAA
- the fmt gene encoding methionyl-tRNA formyltransferase yields the protein MTKTSPKIVFFGTENYSLITLEALVEEGFNVVCVITKPDTKRGRGHKLTEPPVKTFAKSHNIPVLQPNKVSEITDYIKQLQPVTGVLVAYGKIIPQSIIDLFTPGIINVHPSLLPKYRGPSPIESAIANRDTETGVSIMQLDSKMDAGPIYAQTQQPLTGKETKFELYDKLFHDGTSLLIKNLPNIINGSLQPTPQDDSLASYCQLLNKDNSWLDTERMTAAEAEAHVRAHLGFPRSRMTIDDRDIIITKSHCDKTPNSHLDKKFADGNYLIIDELIAPSGKTMTAEEFIRGHQV
- the def gene encoding peptide deformylase is translated as MTKDDIITLPNPHLRQKSSKIHVVTNDVIKLADEMTAAALDWEDSRPHEISAALAAVQVDKLERVVIVRADFERKSTRDFITLINPEIVKYEGEVVEDFEGCLSVKSIYGKVPRYSKIRVKAMNLDGEEVRIKAEGFLARVLQHEIDHCNGLVFIDHIKDKKDAFYTLDEKGELQPLDYDKDIAENSILWD
- the priA gene encoding replication restart helicase PriA is translated as MHYYLVSPTRIVRADASSFTYSSEERLPTGMIVAIEIGKINAIGVVLQEVRQPDFEVKPISKIIEEYPLPIELVQTAIWMSKYYATHQATVWQAILPSGLSKKRRSINQSTPVNTAENRTKNVFTDEQKTALQTIENLHSGTALLHGVTGSGKTLVYIEAVKQALEEERSSIILVPEIALTSQLVAEFSAHLPNVIVTHSKQTEAQRYAIWKRVISSNDPVVIIGPRSALFMPVQQLGLVVIDECHEPSFKQEQSPRYSALRVASVLTNQHRGKLILGSATPAVADYYIAKKSNTPIITMTKPARPDTVRPNVTLVDMTKRNNFTQHQFLSDPLLKSMNTALSKNEQVLIFHNRRGTASITLCDNCGWQAGCPRCFIPLTLHADSHKLSCHICGFSTKVPTSCPECKNADIIHKGIGTKRIEDELQGLFPNKKIARFDKDTDLKATVDERYDELKNGEIDIIIGTQVIAKGLDLPHLTVVGVIQADTGLSLPDYSSPERTFQLLAQVVGRVGRSSTPTEVVVQSYQPSHPSITNGLSQNYTEFYQRTISQRQKTNFPPFTYLLKLTCVYKTEAAAIRNAKKLSELLKFNFDNIEVFGPTPAFYERVRDTYRWQIVVKSPKRQELLDVLNFLPPSHWQYELDPVSLL
- a CDS encoding phosphoribosyltransferase, which codes for MYFESRSQAGAILADQVLEKYRYENCAVVAIGEGGVLIGEQIAVKLHCVLMMLLSEGIEIPGESLSIGAMSQSGQFTYNSQFSDGEINEYTSEFHGYLEEKKREAHQKMNRLLGDGGIIDKDMLKDRVVILASDGFGDDLSVLDVALSFLKSVRIEKLVIAVPFCGVAAVDKLHMTVDEMHILDVKENFMGLNHYYEDNTLPSKEETIAKINQVILNWK
- a CDS encoding ArsR family transcriptional regulator — encoded protein: MLDVFITSRVRRKIVVVYAKYPDFHTHVRGLAKLIKEDPGNIQRELKRLEKVGFLQSEKQGNSRTYFTNKQFPIFKELQSMVIKSQQYSARSKRGMADKD
- the recJ gene encoding single-stranded-DNA-specific exonuclease RecJ; translated protein: MALFEKILAARGLTTRAAREEFLHPNYASVKHDPFLLPDMKKAVDRLKKAHTEGEKIVIYGDYDIDGLSATAILLDTFGKFGFKEVGAFIPNRFVEGYGMTMGAVDKVRNMGADLIVTVDTGSLCHAEIEYASSLGIDTVVTDHHNVAKTPPPSVAAVNPKFPGHKYPFRDLCGAGVAFKLVQALQTELDGLPDGYEKWLLDLVALGTVCDIVTLADENRANVYWGLEVLKKQRRPGLKALMSVAGIDPEKVNARHLGFGLGPRMNAAGRLETAQYALDMLTASDGLGALEASEKLEELNIKRRSIQDEIFDEACQQADNMTDDRVLVVNSGNWNHGVIGIVASKLVEKYKKPVFIIGERGDEATGSARSFGDFSAADAVRAADDIIIKGGGHGAAAGVTLATERIDDFRRRVNEFYDSLQLKNQELYLLPRADVEIDDFSEINEELIDNLAKMEPFGNGNAEPILKITEATVLSVRRMGADGQHVKLTLRDKNDVVLQMLAFNAPEELFREVGDEVSVWFQPTVNEWQGIKSVEGRLLHLA
- a CDS encoding alpha/beta hydrolase, encoding MSSEKLWTPSPKPTDYGFENGLQVAEIDSGLRQGKTIQLATQEDMRRLAEESYNSNHMNKTVEQLRDPRYIRVFSGLGRVGIEVAIFGNENANKIQAVLYGWGGNFRHPNAIREAAVLACENPDAAIMVMNMPGVGNSGMLPESVRKEIRKTGSYDSLGEYVGSVIDHVAKDFDEVSVGGHSLGGRVATSSVAHMESKVNELRLFDPVGSRKMGIIALGWNFIGKEGMELIRYGKKSLSPSAKELGLKFLQREDPKVIEEVGKLLGESSVEFAPPKQGWRQQFLTDPFALSNDGLLEDLLKAAPNVRNNIIIFVPEGSHLTNMRDVARIVGIVNGEPKSTSAEVGLYGILNNHTHNVMNDPTVLAIMYGADTKDLALSA
- a CDS encoding 30S ribosomal protein S21: MVQVTRKDQKEANENIIRRFNRRVLQSGVLARAKSVMRFEKPISKTERRKKAIIRRERRAEKTAKMRLGVR
- a CDS encoding GatB/YqeY domain-containing protein, which translates into the protein MSALKERITSEMKAALLSGNRFRGDVLRNLKAAILNEEVSLGKREDGLDDAEIEKVVAREVKKRVESADLYRKNDRAELAEPEEKEAEILREFLPEQLGEAEISKIVEEVIASMDDVSIQKMGQVIGAVKSKVGNAADGALVAKIVKEKLTK
- a CDS encoding adenylate kinase family protein; this encodes MIVFFGPAGAGKSVQGQILAARHGWRWLSAGQLLRDTHDGELIHRMQSGELVPMETINGLMGEALNKAKDINGVILDGYPRQLEQAKWLIESRSHHGKDVKLVIVLEVPRDEILERLRVRGRVDDTPEAIDKRLSIYRGEIYPILDYLNDNGVPIVHMSGVGTVGQVHDEIERELVSRGIVEGVK